TTGCAAGAAGATATTCCTGCAATCATAGACAATCTTTCAGGTTTAGGAGTTGAGACAAACATAAAAATGGATGAtctgaccaaaatacccttttgagatTTTTagaagagtaaactgtcattttggtccttgtggtttggtcacttttgccactttagtccaaaactcaaactttttgcatctgggtccctgtggtttcagttttattgccatttaggtccaaaaatgaaatcatgtcatatttgtcttataaaatcctgtaaattttgtcattttttcGCAAGGGcaaaatgtttctttttataaataaataccaaattttataagacaaatatgacctgatttgcctctgaggaaaatgacaaaattgcaggattttataagacaaatatgacatgatttcatttttggaccaaaatggcaataaaactgaaaccacagggacccagatgcaaaaagtttgagttttggattaaagtgacaaaagtgaccaaaccacgaggaccaaaatggcagtttactctttttagAATCTTTGGTAATAAGGGTTTGTTTTGACTTTTGGTCTAGATAGATATAGATTTGTCATTCCATAATTTCATTtggaaattaaaaagaaaaaaccaAATTTACCAACCACAATTTTTTTGTTCTAGATTCAGCTTTGACCACTGAGATACTTGCCTACCATTTTTATGTTGAACATTTaattataatttatttaattatatatatattatgatatattGTGGGTGGCCACTGGCCAAGTGGATGTGTAGGTGGGTGATATTGTGATATTATGGAAGCACAACTCACAAAGCATAAATGGACAGTTCCACTAAGGGACTAAAGCCTTTTATCATGTATATTATATCGATTAAACATATGGTTATGGTTAAAACTATATATCTATTAAGATGTATTTTTGtacattaataaaaaaataatcgAGTCATTTTCAGTAGCGTCATTTATACGTGGATCCATTCAAGCTAATTTCAATTAATAAATCTAATTACACGTTAGGTTAAATAAAGCATTAGcaaattttttaatttataaatgaTAATAATTGAACAAATATTTACTTAAAAAATGTAACAAATTTTTTAACATAACATAAAACATGCTATTTATAAGAGAATagtaaatacaaataaaaaaaaaattattagttCGGTAATTCGATTAACTATACACATAACCATATATATAAACtttaaaaacaagttatcaaAAAGTTATAACTGAAATATTGGTTTTTCAACTGATTCAATTATTTCGGTTTGATTATTCAGTTCATCCAGAAAGGTCTAGCCTAAAAATTTAAAGTTCTgatataaaaataacaaaacatgtagaagagatgttttatttcaaataTACACAATTCAAATATATTATATCAAGCCATCTATGAGAATCACTTGAATCCCtgtgttttaatggttttgaccacttgaatccaaaataaaaaagtttaacgccTTGAGTCCCTagtcatttattttataacgttttgagtccaattttgttcatctTATAACggtttgagtccaattttgttaaacaaattggactcaaaaggactcaTATGGTTATAAAAAAACATCTAGGGATgcagggcgttaaacattttgattttggactccaatggttaaaaccattaaaacacgaagactcaaaaagtaatttactctaaaataaaattacaaaacacaacAAACTACCTTAACAAAAGCTACTGCTAACATAACTCTTGACAACATTGTTGCAAAGAATTTGCAACACTTTCGGGTTAGTCGGGCCCACACAACGCGGTGTTTTGAACTGGTTCAACGCGGACCCTAACCCGACATAGTGATCCAGAATCTTCTGAAAGGTTCCCCTACGTAAAACCCGGAGCTCAAGAGGCCCGATCGCGTTGACTTTTCTCGAGCTCACATATCCCGCATCGACAAACGACTTGTCCAAACAATTACAACATTCATTCAAAATCTCATCACTTGCATCCCCACTCACTTCCCAAAAGATCACATAGTGGCCCGGATCGGTGGTCAGGTCAACATGGCTTGTAAAGTCAAGGACTTCGAGTTTTTCGGCTGCCAGAAGTTTTGCAGCTGCTTCGACCGATAATTGTAAATCTTTTTCGGTGTTCTTATCGATGTTTATGGTGAGCATTAGGTTTCTTCTACAAACAAACTGGAGTTTGGGGGTCGAGTTATGGAACCCGATAACCTTAACCACGTCTCCTAGCCTGTATCGATACAAACCCGCGAAGTTGGTGACTACAACCTCGTATTCTTCACCAAGTTGGACATCGGTTAAGCCGATTGGTTTGGGCTCGATTGAATCTAACTCATCGATGCTTGTCAATGGTAGGAATTCGAAATACCCGATATTAGGTAAAACCGCGAAAGATGTCATCTCAGGAGGTAAATCGGGGTTTACATTAGCTCCGATCCACCCTTCGGATGACCCGTAATCCGCACTCAACAACCGTACTCCACCAGCATAAACCCGTAGTTTTTTCAAATACGGCTCCATTGACCCGGTCATGATGGCATAAATGTACTTACAATTGGGAAACAGTTCCGGGATCAATCCGTTCCAATCGGTTAAACCTAAACACTTGTTGTAAATCTTGTCAGCGAGTTCGGTGTTCGGTTTCAATACCTTCGCCATGGCGGTTCTTATCGAATCAACCGTGATTCTGGCCGACAAAACACCAGTTCGGATGTCGGAACAAAGTTCTTCCCATACTAGCTCGAAGGTCCTAAACGAATGGACGATGCTATGTGCGAACGTCGACGATATGATCTGAATTTCTTCGTGAAAAATAAGTCCACAAAGTAAATGACAATATAAAGATTGATGAAAATCCGGAGCGAAAATCACTTCATCCGGGCTGCAACAAGGGGTTTGCATCGCCTTCATCGTTTTCTTGAACTGTGCGCTACGGTATACGTTTGTAGTCGCGGTTCCGGCGAGTAAACCACCTTTGGTTGTGAATTGCTTGCTTCCAAATATGAAACTCAAAGCTTTTCCATTTCCAATTGGAAAGGCCCTACAAGTAATTACAATAACAGTCTTAATGAgtttacacacacacatatatattggGACTCTAACATATGTTACACACGACTGTTACATATGTTACACAAAAacttgtttagttttttttaaatttggttggcgcttttttgttttgttttgttttttgctcaaaacccttaaaaatatgtatattatttgtgtaatttttttcaaaaaaaaatgttggGAGTTAgagtttctagggttttctcaatAACTAAGGGTTTCATATataaccttcctctatatatgtacatatataatCAAAATACCTGTTTCGGAAAGCGAAAGAAGTCCGGTAAATCTGCATTGTGTTTTCGGTCAATTCGTCATTGTAAGGTACAAACTTTGGCTTTCCTTGAGTAGTTCCAGAGCTACAAACACAAGCAAACAATTCATTATTAGAACCAAAACACGCGAAAACGGATTACAATCTCCAGTGACCAGAATAATATTCACCTTAATGTAATGGTGGTTATTGGTTTTCCAGTAAGCACAGGATAGGATGCACCATCAGCAATCTTTTGAATATAAGGCTCAAGATCTTTGTGTGTAACAACAGGAACACAAGAAGTGTAAGTTTGGGGATCAAATCTGCCATCAAGATTCCATTTTTTCAAGTATTCTGCTTCATAATTTTCTTGCAAGattttctttaaagtttcaatTTGAACCCTTTTTGCATCTTTGGTTAAAGATTCAAATTCTTCAATCACTTTTTCGGAATCGAATTTGTTCTCCATTTTCTTGATTCTACAATCAATTGGCAACAGATGTTTAAAAGGAAATTGTCTTAAGAATGGAAATGAAAATGAGATTTTATTAATAATGCAGTTTTGAGTGTTACAGTTAAGTAAACAAAAAGTTGTAGGGACaatgatatatacatatatgaagATATATGCATGTAGATATACACACCACATATATGTCAAGAACACTATATTAATTACAAATTAATATTGCATGTCACATAAAATACATGGTTTAAAATAGATTGTATACAAATGAGCCACACTTCCAAAAATGGTTAAGAAACAGAATGAGTTAAATATCAAGATTTTCCATGAATATCATCAAACAATTAAAAAGACAGCTGGAGAATTAACCCATGATTTAGGAGGCGTGAACATATtttgtcttttagtattaacattAAAACAAGAAAAGAAAATTACTATATTATATTTGTCTTTTAGTTTTAACATTAAAACAAGAAAAGAA
This is a stretch of genomic DNA from Helianthus annuus cultivar XRQ/B chromosome 16, HanXRQr2.0-SUNRISE, whole genome shotgun sequence. It encodes these proteins:
- the LOC110917855 gene encoding jasmonoyl--L-amino acid synthetase JAR6; translated protein: MENKFDSEKVIEEFESLTKDAKRVQIETLKKILQENYEAEYLKKWNLDGRFDPQTYTSCVPVVTHKDLEPYIQKIADGASYPVLTGKPITTITLSSGTTQGKPKFVPYNDELTENTMQIYRTSFAFRNRAFPIGNGKALSFIFGSKQFTTKGGLLAGTATTNVYRSAQFKKTMKAMQTPCCSPDEVIFAPDFHQSLYCHLLCGLIFHEEIQIISSTFAHSIVHSFRTFELVWEELCSDIRTGVLSARITVDSIRTAMAKVLKPNTELADKIYNKCLGLTDWNGLIPELFPNCKYIYAIMTGSMEPYLKKLRVYAGGVRLLSADYGSSEGWIGANVNPDLPPEMTSFAVLPNIGYFEFLPLTSIDELDSIEPKPIGLTDVQLGEEYEVVVTNFAGLYRYRLGDVVKVIGFHNSTPKLQFVCRRNLMLTINIDKNTEKDLQLSVEAAAKLLAAEKLEVLDFTSHVDLTTDPGHYVIFWEVSGDASDEILNECCNCLDKSFVDAGYVSSRKVNAIGPLELRVLRRGTFQKILDHYVGLGSALNQFKTPRCVGPTNPKVLQILCNNVVKSYVSSSFC